The genomic region gcaggagaaatgggctgtcagtttcacagaccccgcgctggaacagtgcagggtctgtaaaactgacagtcccggcagcaggagaaagaagctgtcatttcacataCCCCCCCACCAgttccaggcagcagaagaaaggggctgtctgtttcaaacaccccgcaccggcttcagcagccagtgcagggcgactgaaatgccacagaacaacgaaccacgaactgggaaaaggtcggaagttcgtggttcgatgttccgtggaatgctataaaccacgaatcacatggttcggggggttttttgttccatgcccacctctacttgaaaCAGTATGCTGTGCTTGGCTACTGAGTTGGATCCTTCCCAGTATTTTGGCTATCAGTTTTAATTTCAAGCATCACAAGTGTAGAGCTAAATATATATATGGGAATTCCATAATAGATGGGATGTCTTTATGATGCTACACATTACCATTTTCAGTCTGCCTACACTATGCCCCTTCTTTTCCCATTTCTGTGCAATAAAAAACATAAGACAGCTCATAAGACCAGGGAGAAGGTAAACTATTCACTTTGTTTCATGAAGCTTATTCTTTATACCTGATactcctgaggcagctgctgcgGGAACTTCTGTAAATTGCACACCGCTACAGCCCTTCGGTCTTGCCTGCAGGTTAACTGCAATGGATTACTTCGCAGCGTGTCACAGTATGGGGCCACCACTTCTTTCCTTTAAATGACATTAAACACAACAGTTAAAAGCAACTGTACATTAACAGCATTTTCCACTAGCTATCCAAACACTGGTTAGTGCAATTAAGTACCATTAGCCAGAGGTATAACCATGTAGCCCCAGGAACTGCATTCTTACTTTTTCCGCCTTTGGTCAATCCAGAACTTACAACTCTTCATCACAAAGTCACAGCCTTTACCTTGACCCCAGTCTAGTTTTTCTGCCATGCTGTAGTTGGCTTTATACCAGCTGTAAAGATATGTTGAAATGGAAATATTGTTATTTGAGCTTGCACTTCAGAACTGTTGGCATGAAATTCTTTCAAAGATCTTGATGATATGCATTAAATGTCTCAGGGAAACTACATATTGTACCAGCTGAACATCTTGTAACTTTAAAAGTAATTAGGACTATAGCATATGTAAGTATTCCTACATTAGGCACATAGGGCTCCAAGGCTCCCATCTTTCCCCCAATGCCTTTAAATTATACCCTACTTATTTATGCTCCTGTTGGCAACTAACCCCCACCCAAACatgatcccccctcccactttagCTATTCAGAAGTGGGTGTGTCTTCAGCAGTAGCTCCCCTACCAAAATGGCTCGAGGGTTCCCAAGACCACGTTTGCAGCCCTGACTTTAGATATATCTCATCTCTTCTGTTCTACATTATCACAGTAGTAATGAAAAGCCTTGCTATTTGTGATAAGTACACAGTACCCTATACTGGTTATTATGGTGACTGTTCACAGCTCAACTCCACACAGCACAGAGAAAACACTGAGCTGAAAAGCAGTAAGAAAGGAAACTTTGATTTCAGATAGCCATGCTGGAACTCAAGTCATCCCAAGTCAAGGTACAGAGTGTGTTTAAGACCTAAATcagatgaacacatgaagctgccttgtactgaatccaacccttggtccatcaatgtcagtattgtctactcagaacggtagcagctctccaggatctcagggagaggtctttcacataacctgatccttttaactggagatgccggggattgaacctaggaccttctgcatgccagatAAAATGCTTGGAGCTCACTGAATGCATGTTTCAgcacttttctttaaaaagcaggcGTTTATAGGGCCAATTCAGATCATGTCCATAGAACAAATGAAGTGGGAGTTAAGCCTCTTCTCCCACTGTCAATTTTCCTGCTCTGTAATGGTCCTATGGTGCTGGTGTTTGTTCTGGTGGGACAAACATACAGGTACCCATATCAGAACCTGTATACTTCTCCTCAATGAGAGAAGTAGTAGCTCTTTGGGGTTGCATGTGGAAAAGCCGTGGTCCCAATCTGAAGTGTATGGCAAGGAATTCCATTTTCAGAATTCTAAGTGTCATGTCTAGTTGACTCTAAGAAACTGATTAACAGAATTATAAAGTGCCATATAAAACCAAGGAGGAAATAAATAATCCTGAGATACAAAACACTTAAAAAACAGTAAGTATGAACAAGCTGACAAAATAATATGCTATAGAAATTGTACTATTTTTCAAAGCTTACAGTACAAGCAGCATACTGTACTATACCATACTATATTAAACTACATGTTCAATGATGATAACATTAAGGCTTCCTTATCTAGCTACAAGTTCTTACCCAGTATCTTCCATTAAAGCCAAAGTGATCCGGGAGAACACCCTGTTTTGAGTGTGTGATCCAGTCATTGCTTCATTCTGTAAGTTACCACCACCAATAACGTCAGTAAGGTCAAGTGGTTTTCTGAAATTAAGTATTCTAAAAATTGCCTCTCTGCAAAGCTATTAATTTCATTATAGAATTTGTGTTTAAAGATCTGTTCCCACTATAGTTATTGCTCTGTTCCGGAAGGAACTGTGAAGCTTTATATAATTCTGTCTTATAGCAGCTTTTTAATATTAATAACTACAGTAGCTTTTTAATACTATTAAGCTTTAGATAAGAACATTAGAGAGAGATTGAAGATGGGGAGTGGAGAGGAACTTCTTCAGTAATGCATCCTTGGATATTTTATTTCTAGCCTAACAGTGTGCAACTGATGTCAAGTTAAGTCAGAAAAGTAAAAATAATTGTTTCTGATGCTGTTGAGTGTTCATCCCCCTTCCCCAGTATAAACTAgagacacatgaaactgccttatactgacatTCTTAAGGATAAAGGTTCTTGTGTTCTTCTCTGAACTCAAATCAatcaatccttttaactggagatgctgggaactgaacctgtgaccttctgcatacaaagcagatgccatACTTCTGTGCTATTGCCCTCCTAAACCATCAAAACTAACATTTCAGCTATAGTAACCTATCAACCCCTCCTCCATCTCAATTATCTTTACTAACCTCCAACAGTCGTTTCTCCCAGTGATTTAGCTCAGTGCCCATGCCTCCTTGATTTTCAAGTTCCATTCCCTCAAGATCGGGACAGTCAAAATGTTTTCGGGCCTCTTCCTTCAGAAAGAAATATAGAAAGAAAGATCTCAAAATAACAAGCAATACCTTACTAGATAAACAAAGTTAAGAGTCTTCCTTCTACATGTCAAGcttacattaacaacaacaacaacaacaacaacgttcaatttatatactgtccttcaagacaatttaacacccattcagagtggtttacaaagtatgttattattatccccacaacaaacatcctgtgaggtgggtggtgctaagagaactccagagagctgtgactgacccaaggtcactgagctggcttcaagccagaggagtggggaatcaaacctggttctccagattagagtcccgtccacttaaacactacaccaaactggccccctGTAGAAGACGTAGAAGGACTGCCTTCCTTCTGCAAAAATCTTCCAGCATATGGGAGAAATCAAATATTACTACATCATATTCACTGCACTCAGGATGTTGTTATAAAAATTAATTTACCACTGATCTCTTATATATTTACCCTACAGAAGTCTACCCTGAAGCGTTATGCAGTTTATTGATTCTTTAACTCACACTATGTGTTTCAATTAACTAGGTTAAACTTACCTAGCTATCCCACATTATTTGTGTTATCTCAAACACCAGCAGTTTATCTAAGACAAATACTAAGTGATATCCATTTCTCAAAATGACAGCCCTTCCTAGTAAGGCATTAACACATGTTTGAAAGAATGTTATCTGAGGAATCTAGCTAAATTTTTGTGAAAAAACAAAGTAATACTTACAACTACTTTAGATGTTACCAGAAGAAATATATTATGACGTAGAATCTTATTGCCCCGTACATCCCATGATCTTGCTGCATTACGCACGACTTTATTGCTCCACTGATACAAGCCAAGGCTATAAAGAAGACAGATTTTATTTAACATACCTATCAAACAGGTTCAAATCAAAATTTGACTGCTGGGTTACGCAACtggttactaggggtgtgcatcaaaaaaaaaatctggctaaTGCAGGTTTCAAGGATCCCCCCCAAAATCCAGGATCTCTAAAGTATGgataagattctctgatctggtttaccaagatcagagaatcccagatttatctggccattattccctatggtgagAACTACCTGTGGGCTATCCAAGGggtgggggcatttttcaaggaaaCTTCACTAAATTTACAGGGAACCTATTCTTGACTATCCTCTAAGCCTCTTCGCcctaagtttcaggaagactgaaCCCCGGGGTCTAATTCTACACGGGAAATGTAGAATGGTCAGAAAGTTTCCAAGCTGTCTCCCAGGCAGAAACCCAGGAGCAAGGCtgctggccagaggcacactcccaaatgcaagctcaacccagagaaagatcatcagaaccaaactgaagcaagggaatgggatccccccaaaaccaaagtgaagcaaggagaTCATCATCACACTGTCATCATGACAATTCCAccaaaacaaaactgaagcaatgGACACTGTAACAACTTAACTGGACAGAACCAGTGTCAGTCACAGAAGtgaggcagaacccagggccagtgGGGGGACATCACAGAACCAAGCAGGTACCCTGCCACTCAAAACTGCAGCAGAACCACCAACcacaataatagtaacattccatttatataccaaccttcatgaaaacttaatgtccactcagagtggtttacaaagtgtgctattattatcctcatgacaatcaccctgtgaggtgtgtggggttgaaagagctcctataagctgtgactgacccaaggttacccagctggcttcaagcagaggaatggggaatcaaaccagattctccagattagagtcccatgctcttaaccactacaccaaactggctctctagtcaGTGTCAAGTCAATGTCAAGCATGCATAGCTGTAAGTAACTCAATATAAGATAGATCCCTCTCAGCCTCAGAATGAAAGTGAGAGGGAGGGGTAATTTGGGAAACCTAAGTCCTCCTCTATCTGCAGCCTGTTCTGCAGCCTATATGGCAACTCTCACTGGCTCAGAGTAGCCTCGAGGCATAGCTACAGGCTGCAGCATCCCCCATCACTGCCCAtcctgttccttcccaccccagcAATGAAAAAGTTAACATTTCACACAAGAAAAACACAACAGCATTCTCTCTAGATTCATTTTGGTTGTTTCAGCAGGTTTGCCTCTGCTTGCCTGGCATTCTGAGCACACAGAAGAAACATTAGCAAAGCAAACAAGTAATCTGAGTTACTTGGTATTTAAAATGTTCACAGAAtaattatttataaatatgttcaccttaagaagagttacacaaATTTTATTCAATACATACCTTTCATTAAAGGCTGGCACTCCCTCTGCATATCTGGCAGTCAGAGGATTTCCATCATCATCATGATAAAAAGCAAATAGACCTGCAGAAAACCCCTTTAAGACAAGCCAAATACCTGCATATTACAATGATTAGTATCAAAGAGCACGTTTTACACAAAACCAAGAATTACTGAGAAAACTTCTTGAAAACAGGTGTACACTTGGGCAAACTTGGCTTCTTCTTGTAACATAGACacttatacatttttaaaactatCACTAGTAGTTTAAAATTACGTTTCAAGTATTAGTTCTTACCAAAGCATGAATGATTTCATGTTTTACTGTAGACAACATCCCAACAAACTCTTGTGGTTGGGTTGAAATCATGTTTGGACACAGATTGGCATACCCCGCAATTGGCctaggaaacaaacaaaaaacccattATCATGGTGGTACCTTATAACTTAAGTAGGTTTGGATCTGGGCTTGAGTAAAAACATTTATACAGAATTCCACAGGAACATGATGTTAGACCACTAGATACATTTACCATCAGCTACTGGCCATCTTATGCAGTATTTATGCTATACTTTGTACCACCTAGTTTGAATGTTAATTCAGAAATGTAAAAACTTTAAGAGTATACAGAATACAGTACTAAAAGGATATTAAGATGAGACTTGATCATAGTTCTTTGTACTTCAGacatctgtctttctcactgctCTCAGTTCTCTATCCCATACTATTTAAAGCAGATATACACCTATTTCCATCCTACTGAAAGGGAACCTGACACAAGGACATACGTCTCAAATACTCTTTTTTTGGAACAACTAATTCATTCTTTTCAAGGCCAAGATGTGTcctgcctctctccccccccctccttgtttgacaattttacttcatttatccagATTCCAATTAATCAATTGACATCTTGGTACATATTATTGCATCTATAATTCTTTAAGCTACCTATGTGTCATTATAAgcatcttctctctttctctccctccctccctcatatTCCCTGGAGAATGGAATAGACATTTCTAGTTAACTTACTGACTGTGCTGCTGTTGACATTTGCCCATGCTGCTCAAAATAATGTCTGCTAGAAGCAGCTAGCAAAGCAAACTGGCTGGATAAGCAGATAAAGTCACATTTAAACTGTTTTTACATTATGGGTAatggtggagactgccctcaagtcatagctgacttatggtaaccacGGGTGGGgttatcatggcaagagactaacagaggtggtttgccattgcctgcctctgcaaccctgatgttcgttggaggtctcccaaccaattactaacaaggccaaccctgcttagcttctgagatcaggctcaccagggctatccaggttagggctttCACATCATTAGACGTCATCATTTACCGAATTACTTTAATTTGCAGGAAAACGTTACCTGTCCATATCTGCTTCCAGTTGACAGTATGCTGCATATGCAATAATATTTTCTTGGCCACACCTTTCCGTAGTCAGAGCACTAACATATAGTACAAAGTCAGCATCTCGAACCCCTTCTTGGTCTGGTAAACCAGCAGGTCCACAGAGCCATTCATTTTCACTACATACCCTACATTGCTGAAACATTAGATGTAGGAGGGATGCATCAATCATAGCAAATTTCAAACAGAAACAATTAGTAACAATCTATTAGCAATCTTGACTTTaaatgtgtgtacatgtgtgtgtgtacctgTGCATAAATCATCCTCTTTTTAGATTGAGGAAAACTGGTTTAAGTCCAAGATCCTGTGTTACCACCAATGCCCCAAATCTAAAATGATATGTGCACCTGAGGTTTTTTTATTCCAAAAGATACACCTTCCAGAATCCATCAACTGCTCTTAAAACAGTCTAAACTATTTGGATTAGGAGGAAGTATTTAAACAGGAAATGACATGGTGAAGGCACAATattcatcccctccttcctttAGAAAGACTATACTCTCCTTTGAACCCCAATTCATATGTTAAAGTGTTTTCAAGCTTTGAAAATATCTATTTACCTAAGAACAGAGTTTGAAAATTAGACATCTCAAAAGAACATCAGCAACATGCATCCAAAACATGCAGTAAACATCTGAGGAGACTGCAAGAAGCATAGCTGAAATGTAAAAAACAGGTTATCCCTGTTCAGCATGTATTGTTGTCATCCTAAAATTCCGGTGTAAGAGAGGTGACGGTGAACTGAATTATCACTCGTGCTCGTTCCAACTTCTAAAGGAAGGTTTTGTCAACACATTCCAAATGTTCAAGCTAAAGACAGGGAAAGTAATATGGATGATTGGAGAATGGCTAAGGCGCATCAGATCCATAGAGCACGAGTGTCACCCCTCCTCCTGTTTGGAAAGCTCTGCACTCTCCTCTGCTATCCTTTTGACTCCTCCCTCTCATCAGACACAGAGCTAAGAATGCTAATATTTTAATTACTATAAACAAACTGTTGTGGATTGAACTACCTGCAGGTGTTCTTCAGGAACTATGACTGGACCGCATCTTGTATATTCTGCACAGGCTCCACGGCAGTATCTGTGTGGGTCATCTTTCTTCCTTATGTATTGGTTTGTTACACACTGTCTTCAGGCAAATCAGAATGGCAGTTATTTACCAAGGAAATGCAGGTATAGAATAATTCTACACAATACAGCAGGGTAAGTTATGTTCCTGCATGGGAATTAAGATtgcagggagaggccctcctgactgtcccatcaaacAGAGAAGATTGCCTGATGGGTACATGAGAGAGgaccttttcagtggcagtcccagAATTATGGAACAATCCTCTCCAGAGGGGTGCGTGTGGCCCCTTCACTGCTGATTTTTAGAGGGCAGttgaagacagttttatttaggACTACAGTTGATTAATTTGGTTTACTTGCAGTCTTAAACTGCGattttaaattaatttcttttttttaatgcattttatagCAGTTGTGTTTACACTGTAAGCCACATTGGGTGCCATAAgttagaaaggcagctaataaatattttaaataaatatacaaaaaaaaGTATCTCAGCAGTGGACTAGATAAGAGAGGAGCTGGGGGTCAGAATTTTATAGCCTTTCCCTCGTTCTCTGGTATTCCTGCTACAGCCATCCTTATGGGGTTCatgggaactccccccccccacacctgtgAACCTTGTTACTAACCAACTTCAATTATAATGGGTAAATTTACTTTTAAGGATGCTGGAATGCTTATACTGGAATACGTGGGACACTAATGTGAACTGCAATCTaagaaatagattttaaaaattattacaacACACTAAAGAGTGTTTATACCTGCTTAACAGGATAGTACCAGTAGGTTTCCGAACTTGAAATGTCTTCTCCAAATAAGAAATAGCTTGCgggaaaagcttatgctaaacaaaaaaaaagtttacaTTAAGAAAAATGAAACCAGATTCTAAAAAGTTAAATCACCAGCATTTGGTACATTTGCCAAGAACTTCTTACAGCTTTGGTCTGAATGTGTTAAACATGTGTTTGACTAAAGAGATTTGTGCTATATTACATCCTAAGAATATAAAGAGGAATGTGTGAATTCCAAGCATCTAAACAAAGGTGACCCAAATCATTAAGATTCCCTCTGGGAAATGATGTTTAAGCTCATTTCAAATGTTTAACGCTACCTAGATGCCCTGCACAGTGCCGCACTGATACAGAGGCAACATTTAACTTTGGTTATGGCTGACAAGAGAAGGGCTGACAGAATTTGGCCTCAGGGAATGAGAAAGGGGACAAGAGGCTGTAAACGTAAAGTCTGTTCTCAATCTTTCAGGTATTATTAAGAGATTGTAGAATATTATACATACAACAGACCATCATGTTTcaaagccttcagtttgcaaggcctgagcaaagctgttgatAGGAGGTTTGGGAGGCTGTTAATGCacagggtcatcataagtcagaagtgatttgatggcacataacagacACAAGAAGATACAGAGTCAACTGTTTTATTCAACCAAATTAAATTAGTTTTCtaaaacagaacagaaatgaCAGATAAGTGGAATGACAAAGCAACTAaatacaaaatttttaaaaatacagatctAAGAATAGTATGAGCTGTGAAATGACTATTACAAACTCCAGGCAAAAACTAAAAAGGCACATTAAAACACACACCAAAAATCAGTATCAAGATAGCAAAAATCAAACTCTTTCTCCATATTACCTCAATCCCACCATGTTAAAAGCTAAGCCCTAAAACATCCTGATTTTGGTTCACTGGTGTAGGTTTCAACAATCAGTAGCCTGAACTCCTATCTTCTTTCCAGAAAGGAATCAACAGTGCTTTAAGACAAAAGGGAAAACTGGACAgggaataaatatttttttaaaaaataagtgaaggaaacaaggaaaaatTTCTGTAttgttaatatgtcatgttaaattgcttatgatttgtttcagttctgtatcaaATTTCTGGTGTTTaaagatttctgcaatccataccctgttgcattgtttattgaacatctAAACCACTGAAAATATTCACTGACACTGCGTAATCTGTCTTACGTGTCAGTGAGAaacgcagactataaataatgtaaataacaaTAGAATAACTTGTTAAGTGACCGTAGAATGTTATATCTACAACAGACTATCATGTTTTAAAGAAAGTTCTGATGAGGTGGGGAAGCAACTGCTTAAAATGAGAGTTGACAGATGAACCTGCAACAATGGACCTTATAACACATACCTTTGGATTGCCACATTCATCTACATCTCCATTCAAGAATACTCAACACGTATGCTAGAAGAGGGTTTCACATACCTTTATAAGGTGCTTTTTTTCAGGAAGAAGTCTATGAGAAAAGAAAGTAGTTACAGAATGTTTTATCACCAGCCCAATTTTTCTATCAATCACTTCTTTTACACCAGTAACACTAAAGTTACTTTGGACCTCTCCTTGACACCCTGGCCCGTCTTTCTGCTGCTTTCTGGGCTACCGCTTAGAGGGGAAGATAGAAAGGAGGGAAGCAAAGGAGGCAAGGCCTGCCCTGCCGTAAGTTAATTTCCACTTACAAGAAGAATTTGGGACGACTGCCATTATACTTACTCCTCGACACTTCCATCGTACACAGTCTTAATTCTGAGCTGTCCATCAACGTTTCTCTTCATAATATGATTTTCCTTAAGATAAACTTTGTAGATAACCTGGATAAAGAAAGTGTGTTTAATTTGACAAACTACTTATGTGGCATTTGTTTTGTTATCCTATTTTCCCAATTAAGATTCTTAATCCTAAACTTGTGTACACCCCTGTCCTATGTATATTTATTCAAAAATTCAATGGAGCTTACACCCATGTAAGTGCTGTACTTGAAAGCAAAATCCACAGATTTTCATGCAACTTGCCACCACGTAAACCTATCAAATTTAATACATCAAAAAGGGCCTACAATATGCCCGTTTACTCAGAAGTCAGAAACTGAATTGTGCCTACTATGCCTGCCACTCCCTCCATTTAATTTAGTGTCAGCATACAGCCTATGCGCATACCAACTGTACACGAGATGACTCATGTCATCCCATATGCAATCTGAATGCATGTAGGCTCTGTAGGGTTGCTAGATGGCTTCCAAAAAATACTAGATACACTTGATCAAACTCTGTCAACCTTGTGGGGACCACATGGCTTGGTAAGGTGACCCACCATGCAGGAGGCAAGGAAAGAGGCAGGCCTCCAAGTGTCACTGCTGCTGTATGTTCTTCATGCTACATCAATGCTGGCAGGCAGATCCCCTGCCAGACAGGCAATTTAGTCATTCTGGGGCCCTTGGCAATAGTCAGAGATGCCCCCCACACCTCCTTTATTCCCTCCCAATTCACTGATTTTAAGCTACCTTACAGGTTTATTGTGAAGAGAAAACGGATtaggggagaatgctgtaagctgctttaggtccccattggggagaagttggtataaatgaagtaaataaatatttatatcataAGCCAAAGTGATCCCCTCCTTCATCTCACTCTCATAGCCTCTGCAGTCAGGGCAGCGGAGGCTTCAGGGTAAAGGCTGCTGCCACTGATTACCAAGGGAGGAAAGCAAGGGACAGAATGAGAAAAATAAGActagttctcagaagctaaatgCTCTCTGAAGTGATTTTTGGAACTGCTGCACTGATTTCGGAACAGTgacaactccccctccccacctggtCAGCCAGGAATGTCACTACTACTGGGCTAATTGTTATAGGACAAAATGGGAATTAAGTTCTTCATGCCCTCCCCCAGCAATTGCTTGAACTGTGCCCCCCTCCTTTCTGGTTTGCACCGAGACAGGCAAACAGGCAGACGCTGTCTGCTTTCCCAGATGGGAGCCAGAACAGGAAGCCGCTTGGAACATGTGGTTGAGTTGGGGCAGGCGAAGCAGCTtcccaaggggaaaaaaaacccagccaccaCAACATGAATGAGCAAAAGTTAACTGCCCACCTTACAGTACAACCAACCAGTCCTTTGGAAAAACTGCAACAAATCAGGGGAAAACGTTGTGTGCttgctaaaaaaaaaccccagttttGATGTGGGAAGCAATCTTATATGCAGCGTCCAGAATTTTACCACCATCTGCATTCAGTTCACCAAAACTAGATGGACAAATTAACATCATCTAGAAGTTCTGCTTATTTTAAATTGGGGTGTGGAAACATACGCATCTTTATTAACAATAATCACACAAGTCTCTGAGAGACAGAATATAAATGTCCTAATACATAAATAAGTTTGTACAGCATATTTAGTTAGTGAAATACATTATAATATTTCATCCTGTTCATTCTCAGAGTCCTATGCATAATTATCAAGAAACTAAGGTAGCAGACAAAGTTCAATATTCTGTCCACTGTTTGACAAAGTTCTATATTCCATCCACTGTTGAACACTGACTTTCCACCAGAGGCAAGACCAAATAGCCTCATTATAAGTACTCTCTCGGAttatcaaaaagaaaaaagaactgcAGCATCAGCACTTTTATTTCCAGAGTTCTAGCAACATAATTCTAACATGAAAACATGCATTTCCGTTTCTCAGTTCCCTTTAAGCTGCTTAATACTAAGTAAACGGTGACAAAGTGCAGTGATTGCCACACACCAGGTGACCAGTAATaccaaatggatccccccagccttacaaaaagtttaaaaaatt from Eublepharis macularius isolate TG4126 chromosome 2, MPM_Emac_v1.0, whole genome shotgun sequence harbors:
- the LMLN gene encoding leishmanolysin-like peptidase, which produces MSPGLRVRRHPRPPPAYLAAVVGVLLLGGGPAAVFASAFCHHRVPSAEEVIYKVYLKENHIMKRNVDGQLRIKTVYDGSVEELLPEKKHLIKHKLFPQAISYLEKTFQVRKPTGTILLSRQCVTNQYIRKKDDPHRYCRGACAEYTRCGPVIVPEEHLQQCRVCSENEWLCGPAGLPDQEGVRDADFVLYVSALTTERCGQENIIAYAAYCQLEADMDRPIAGYANLCPNMISTQPQEFVGMLSTVKHEIIHALGFSAGLFAFYHDDDGNPLTARYAEGVPAFNESLGLYQWSNKVVRNAARSWDVRGNKILRHNIFLLVTSKVVEEARKHFDCPDLEGMELENQGGMGTELNHWEKRLLENEAMTGSHTQNRVFSRITLALMEDTGWYKANYSMAEKLDWGQGKGCDFVMKSCKFWIDQRRKKKEVVAPYCDTLRSNPLQLTCRQDRRAVAVCNLQKFPQQLPQEYQYFDSLYGVMPEELPYYGGSVEIADYCPFSQEFSWHLSGEFQRSSDCRILENQPDPFKNYGAEKYGPDSVCLIQKSAFVMEQCRKKLSYPDWGSGCYQVSCTSRGLTVWVKDVAYLCSHSGQVLTVNIQMNGWVHIGNLSCPACTDFCDSCPPEQDPPLVANLSRVAPIDLCSCSPSLVVTLWLLMANLLPLLAGFLLCAWS